The genomic interval TCGGCATCGGGATGGGCGGAGTACTCCAGTGCGACCACGGCGGTGGCGGCATCCGGATCGTGATCGCGCACGCGCCCCACAAAGGTGGTCACCGCACCCGCCGCGGCATCGTCGATCGCGGTCAGATGTGCGTCGAGATCCAAAGGCTCCGCGCTGATGGCGGCGTGGCGAACCCCCGTCACGTGTGATCCCCCCCGCTCAGCTGATCGAGGATATGGCCCGCGACGGACAGGATGACCGGCATGCCCGAGGCGACACCCGATGGCGATCCGGGGAGATTGACGATCAGCACCCCGGCGCCATCGACGACGCCTGCGATCCCGCGGGTGAGCATTCCCGCGGGCTTCTCGGCCGCACCGCGTCGGCGGAGTTCCTCGGCGATGCCGGGCACGAAGCGCGTCACGACCCGCTCGGTTCCCTCGGGGGTGGCGTCTCGTGGCCCGATCCCGGTGCCCCCCGTCGTGACGATGAGACGCGCACCGATCTTGATCGTGGCGCGGAGCGCGATCTCGACGCTGTCTGCACCGTCGGGCACGATCGTCGCGTCGTCGCAGGCGAAACCTGCCTCGCTCAGGGCAGCCACGGCAACCGGCCCACTCGCGTCAGCTCGCTCGCCCGACGCGGAGCGGTCCGATACGGTGATGACCGCGGCGCGATAGGGCATGACTTCAGCCTAGATTCTCGGGCGGATGCTGAGACGTCAAGCCTCGCGACGCTCGAGCCGCACGACCACGGACTTCGAGGTCGGCGTGCCACTGACATCCGCGACCGAGTCGAGGGGAACGAGCACGTTCGTCTCCGGATAGTACGCGGCCGCGTTGCCCCGCGGGGTCGAGTAGCCGACGATCCGGAACGCCTCCGCGCGACGCTCCTGCACCACGCCATCGGCGCCCGTCCACTCCGACACGATGTCGACGATCTGCCCATCCGCGAAGCCGAGGACCTGAATGTCCTTCGGGTTCACCATGATCACGCGCCGACCGCCGTGGATGCCGCGGTAGCGGTCATCCTTGCCGTAGATCGTGGTGTTGTACTGGTCGTGCGAGCGCAGCGTCTGCAACAGCAGTCGGCCGCGCGGGATCACGGGGTACTCCAGCGGGTTCACGGTGAATCGCGCCCTGCCGTCGGCGGTCGCGAACCGCCGCTCATCACGCGGGCCGTTCGGCAGGAACAGGGTGCGGCCCTTGTCGATGGAGTCCTCGAAGTCCTCGAATCCCGGCACCACCGCCGCGATGTGCTGACGGATCAGCGCGTAGTCATGCTCGAGCGCCGCCCAGTCTGCCTGCGGGGCGTTGTGCGGATGCCGCACCCCGGCACCTCTCGACGCGGGCCCCTTCGAGTCATCGACCGCAGGTGCGTCGAACGGAATCTCGGTGTGCTCGGGCTGACCGTGGTCGACCTCGACCGCGGCGTCGACGTCGATCTCAGAGCTCGGCCGGGCTCCGACCGCCGGGCCGAAAAGCAGCTCGCAGAGTCGCGCGACGATGGCGACCTCGCTGAGCAGATCCTCGGACGGAGGCGAGAGCCGACCGCGCGAGGCGTGAACGGCCCCCATGGAGTCCTCGACGGTGACACGCTGCTCGCCGCCGCCGCGCCGGTCGCGGTCGGTGCGGCCGAGGGTCGGCAGGATGATGGCCCTGCGACCGGTGACGACATGCGACCGGTTCAGCTTCGTCGATACCTGCACTGAGAGATCGGTGCGCCGCAGTGCTGCTTCGGTGACGAGGGTGTCGGGCGTCGCGCTGACGAAGTTGCCCCCCATCCCCATGAACACACGCGCGGTGCCGTCACGCATCGCTCGGATCGCGGCCACTGTGTCGTGGCCATGCTCGCGCGGCGGACGGAAGTCGAACTCGCGATCGAGGGCGTCGAGGAACGCGTCGGACGGCTTCTCGTAGATGCCCATCGTGCGGTCGCCCTGCACGTTGGAATGGCCCCGCACCGGACACAGCCCCGCGCCGGTGCGGCCGATGTTGCCCTGCAGGAGCAGCACGTTCACGATGTCGCGAAGAGTCGCCACGGAATGCTTGTGCTGCGTCAGCCCCATGGCCCAGCACACGATCGTGGCCTTCGAGAGTCTCACGGCCTCGCCGACGCGGCGCAGGGTCTTCTCGGGCAGCCCGGTGCCGGAGACGAGTTCTCGCCAAGGGACCTCGGAAATCGCCTGACGGTAGGCGTCGAATCCGCTCGTGTGGGCCGTGATGAACTCATGGTCGAGCACGCCGGACACGGTCGCAGAGCCTGTCGACACTTCGACTCGCTGGCGCTCGCTCAGTGCAAGCCCGTCCTCGCACTCGAGGAGGTGCTTGCCGATCGCCTGGAAGAGAGCTTGGTCGCCTCCCAACCGGATCTGCACGAACTGGTCAGCGAGCTTCGTGCCGCCCAGCATGACCCCCTTGACCGTCTGCGGATTCTCGAACCTCACGAGCCCCGCCTCGGGCAGTGGATTCACCGCGATGATCGTCGCGCCCCGATTCTTCGCCTTTTCAAGTGCCGAAAGCATCCGCGGGTGATTCGTGCCGGGGTTCTGCCCAGCGACGATCAGCAGATCGGCTTCATGGATGTCGCCGATCGAGACCGTGCCCTTGCCGATCCCTATCGTCTCGGTGAGCGCCGAGCCCGAGGACTCATGGCACATGTTGGAGCAGTCCGGCAGGTTGTTGGTGCCGAACCCGCGTACCAGCAGCTGGTATAGGAACGCGGCCTCGTTCGACGTGCGTCCCGAGGTGTAGAAGATCGCCTCGTTCGGATCCTCGAGCCCGCGCAGCGTGTCAGCGATCTCGCGCAGCGCGTCATCCCATGCGATCGGACGATAATGGGTCCCGCCGTCATCGAGGATCATCGGCTGCGTCAGTCGTCCCTGCTGGCCGAGCCACCAGTCGTCGTGCGACTCCAGCTCCGCGACCGAGTGCTCGGCGAAGAACTCCGGCCCGACGCGACGAATCGTCGCCTCTTCGGCCACGGCCTTGGCGCCGTTCTCGCAGAACTCCGCGATGTGCCGCTTGTCCTCTTCGGGCCACGCGCAGCCCGGGCAGTCGAATCCGTCTTTCTGATTCACACGCAGCAGGCTCCGGATGCTGCGCTCGACGCCCATCTGATCGTTCGAGATCTGGAGGGCATGCAGCACCGCGGGCACACCGACGGCGACCTTCTTGGGTCGAGTGACGCGGACGTTCGCCTCGTCGATGTCGGTGCGCGGGGGCTTCGTCGCCATATGGCTAGGGTAGGCCGGTCTCACGGCACCGGCGTCGTTCGAACCTGCTTCACAGATCGCACGAATCGGGGCGAGGCACCGCAACGGCGCGTCAAGGCAGCTCTGCGAGAAGATCCTCGAGTGCTGCGATATCGTCGGTGCCCCGCACCACGACCTGCTCGGCCGACTCGCGCACGCGCGAGTGCGGGTCCTCGGCCAGCACCTGAGAGGCGAAGTCCCCCATCGCGGTGTCCTGCACGATCAGCAGCTCGAGGAAGATCCGCTCGGCATCGACTCCCTCCGCCGCGATGAGTGCAGCCCACTGTGAGGGTGTCGGCATCCCGGGCATCTGGGTGTGGCTGCCGTGCCCCGCGCATGGACCGACCTTGGGCCGCTCGAGGGGTCTCGACCCGGTCCATGCCACGTACCAGGGTCGCAGTTGCTCGAGTTCAGCGGCCTGGCCTGACGCGAGCGTGCCCGCGAACGCGCCGGTCTCGGCGCTGATGTCCGGCTTGTCGAGCAGCGCCCTCGCGAGATCGGCCGCCTCGACCCGGTAGAAGATCATCGCCTCGACGTAGCAGAAGTCGGTGGCGGTCACCGGTTCGGGAGCGGCGTGATCCGAGGTCGACGGTGTGGGTGAACCCGTCGACGCCCCCACCGCACCCGCGATCGCGAGGCTGATCCCTGCGACGGCGGCGGCCGCGGCGACGATCACGCCGATGACGGCGACTCGACTGCGCACGCGAAAACCCTTCGACCCGAGGCGAACCCACGCCGGACCGACCGCGGGCGTCAGCGTCGTCCGGTGCCGAAAATCCCCCGAATGACGCCGTTCAGGATAGTCTGCGTCGTCCTCGATCCCAGAACCTGCTCGATCCCGGACTTCTGAGTCGACCTCGTTGTTCGGGTCGTGCGGGACGTCCCGGATGTCTTCTTGAGAAGCCGGTCGTACTCCTGCTGAGCCTTCTTGTCGGCGGCCGCCTGCGCCTTGTCGATCGCGGCCTGCTGCTTGGCGAATTCGGCATCGGCCTTGGCCTTGGCGAGCGCCGCCTGCTCGGCGGCCTCGGCCTCGTCGGCTGCGTTCATCTTCGCGGTGAGGATCTCGCGAGCCGACTCGCGGTCGATGGCCGTGCCGTACTTCGCGAGCAACAGCGATGCCTTGATCGCCGCCTCGATCTTCGGGTCGGGTGTCGGCGACATGAGCCCCTGCGGAGCGCGCAGCCGAGTCCACGCGACAGGCGTCGGAGCACCCTTCTCGCTCATGACCGTCACGATCGCCTCGCCGGTGCCGAGCTCCTGCAGCACGCGCTCGAGGTCATAGCCGGACTTCGGATAGGTGCCGACCGTCGCGCGGAGCGCCTTCGCATCGTCGGGCGTGAAGGCGCGGAGTGCATGCTGGACGCGTGATCCGAGCTGGGCCAGCACGTCTGACGGCACATCCTTGGGAGTCTGGGTCACGAAGAACACCCCGACACCCTTCGAACGGATGAGGCGCACGGTCTGCGTGATGGCGGCGAGGAAGTCCTTCGATGCGTCCCTGAAGAGCAGGTGCGCCTCGTCGAAGAAGAACACGAGCTTCGGCTGGTCGAGATCGCCGACCTCGGGCAGGATCTCGAACAGCTCCGCGAGGAGGTACATGAGGAACGTCGAGAACAGCGCCGGCTTGTCGACGACGCCGGGCACCTCGAGCAGGCTGATGACACCGCGCCCGTCGGCCGCGGTGCGGAGGAAGTCGCGCACGTCGAACTCGGGCTCACCGAAGAAGACGTCCGCGCCCTGATCGGCGAACGTGATGAGTTCCCGCAGGATGACGCCTGCCGTCGCCGCCGACAGTCCCCCGAGGTTCTTGAGCT from Microbacterium pumilum carries:
- a CDS encoding MogA/MoaB family molybdenum cofactor biosynthesis protein, translated to MPYRAAVITVSDRSASGERADASGPVAVAALSEAGFACDDATIVPDGADSVEIALRATIKIGARLIVTTGGTGIGPRDATPEGTERVVTRFVPGIAEELRRRGAAEKPAGMLTRGIAGVVDGAGVLIVNLPGSPSGVASGMPVILSVAGHILDQLSGGDHT
- a CDS encoding FdhF/YdeP family oxidoreductase — its product is MATKPPRTDIDEANVRVTRPKKVAVGVPAVLHALQISNDQMGVERSIRSLLRVNQKDGFDCPGCAWPEEDKRHIAEFCENGAKAVAEEATIRRVGPEFFAEHSVAELESHDDWWLGQQGRLTQPMILDDGGTHYRPIAWDDALREIADTLRGLEDPNEAIFYTSGRTSNEAAFLYQLLVRGFGTNNLPDCSNMCHESSGSALTETIGIGKGTVSIGDIHEADLLIVAGQNPGTNHPRMLSALEKAKNRGATIIAVNPLPEAGLVRFENPQTVKGVMLGGTKLADQFVQIRLGGDQALFQAIGKHLLECEDGLALSERQRVEVSTGSATVSGVLDHEFITAHTSGFDAYRQAISEVPWRELVSGTGLPEKTLRRVGEAVRLSKATIVCWAMGLTQHKHSVATLRDIVNVLLLQGNIGRTGAGLCPVRGHSNVQGDRTMGIYEKPSDAFLDALDREFDFRPPREHGHDTVAAIRAMRDGTARVFMGMGGNFVSATPDTLVTEAALRRTDLSVQVSTKLNRSHVVTGRRAIILPTLGRTDRDRRGGGEQRVTVEDSMGAVHASRGRLSPPSEDLLSEVAIVARLCELLFGPAVGARPSSEIDVDAAVEVDHGQPEHTEIPFDAPAVDDSKGPASRGAGVRHPHNAPQADWAALEHDYALIRQHIAAVVPGFEDFEDSIDKGRTLFLPNGPRDERRFATADGRARFTVNPLEYPVIPRGRLLLQTLRSHDQYNTTIYGKDDRYRGIHGGRRVIMVNPKDIQVLGFADGQIVDIVSEWTGADGVVQERRAEAFRIVGYSTPRGNAAAYYPETNVLVPLDSVADVSGTPTSKSVVVRLERREA
- a CDS encoding DUF305 domain-containing protein; translated protein: MRSRVAVIGVIVAAAAAVAGISLAIAGAVGASTGSPTPSTSDHAAPEPVTATDFCYVEAMIFYRVEAADLARALLDKPDISAETGAFAGTLASGQAAELEQLRPWYVAWTGSRPLERPKVGPCAGHGSHTQMPGMPTPSQWAALIAAEGVDAERIFLELLIVQDTAMGDFASQVLAEDPHSRVRESAEQVVVRGTDDIAALEDLLAELP
- a CDS encoding helicase HerA-like domain-containing protein, whose translation is MSASESTDPTVAAAEAELARLRAEAEAAEAQLKAAQARAALAAAEAAAAQAKLGAPHPVAESEPVAEPVEASSGAADPSTSSGTAASSGTAASSGTAASSGTAASSATTAAAPPQAPTAPGEDGPLTADQVAAVVKGYTFESTTLDLGALVNGDPVAEAQIRIPLAMMNRHGLVAGATGTGKTRTLQGLAEQLAAKGVPVFAADIKGDLSGVATPGESSEKLLARTQAIGQGWQPAASVTEYFALGGIGKGIPVRATVSGFGPLLLSKVLGLNETQESSLGLVFHYADANGLALVDLSDLRAVLSWLTGDEGKAELKNLGGLSAATAGVILRELITFADQGADVFFGEPEFDVRDFLRTAADGRGVISLLEVPGVVDKPALFSTFLMYLLAELFEILPEVGDLDQPKLVFFFDEAHLLFRDASKDFLAAITQTVRLIRSKGVGVFFVTQTPKDVPSDVLAQLGSRVQHALRAFTPDDAKALRATVGTYPKSGYDLERVLQELGTGEAIVTVMSEKGAPTPVAWTRLRAPQGLMSPTPDPKIEAAIKASLLLAKYGTAIDRESAREILTAKMNAADEAEAAEQAALAKAKADAEFAKQQAAIDKAQAAADKKAQQEYDRLLKKTSGTSRTTRTTRSTQKSGIEQVLGSRTTQTILNGVIRGIFGTGRR